A region from the Branchiostoma floridae strain S238N-H82 chromosome 9, Bfl_VNyyK, whole genome shotgun sequence genome encodes:
- the LOC118423082 gene encoding sestrin-3-like isoform X10, whose translation MSEGEVPCVSSDLDHVERGVQIPRPVSQGPSSFIPEHEIVPPETDDEQTRQLFVDAFLQNNRLENITSVMGFHPQYLESFLRLQHYLLRMDGPLPQDYRHYIGVMSAARHQCSYLVDLQESEFLMQDGDPDWLKGLDYIPQKLKNLCELNKILAHRPWLITKQHIEQLLRGNDSWSLSELVHAIVLLAHFHSLASFVFGTGINLEIDHECGHTLQPASLSEGANDVEAHHSNSVASSLESSEPGVEMLMHRMKKIQEAADLQEISQEEMKQRFEKVEKQSLELLPGQSACSECLAVSDYAKYRDDPNFHYEDFAKRGEERTIPTFRAQKEAPPGWLRDYSWEDQGFSLVNRLYSDIGQLLDDKFRMAYNLTYYTMGPQKDVDTSMLRAAIWNYIHCMFGIFHDDYDYGEVNQLLDIRLKSFIKTVTCYPERTTRKDYDNFWKEFKHSEKVQVNLMVLEARMQAELLYALRAIMRYMM comes from the exons ATGTCGGAGGGAGAGGTACCTTGCGTTTCCTCAGATTTGGATCATGTG GAGCGGGGTGTACAGATACCGAGGCCAGTCAGCCAGGGACCAAGTTCCTTCATCCCAGAACATGAG ATTGTACCACCAGAGACAGATGATGAACAG ACCAGACAGCTGTTTGTGGACGCGTTCCTGCAGAACAATCGGCTGGAGAACATCACCAGTGTCATGGGCTTCCACCCGCAGTACCTGGAGAGCTTCCTGCGGCTGCAGCACTACCTGCTGCGCATGGACGGGCCACTCCCACAGGACTACAGGCACTACATAGGGGTCATG TCGGCAGCGCGGCACCAGTGCAGCTACCTGGTGGACCTGCAGGAGAGTGAGTTCCTGATGCAGGACGGCGATCCTGACTGGCTGAAGGGCTTGGACTACATCCCGCAGAAGCTAAAAAACTTGTGCGAATTAAACAAAATCCTGGCACACAGACCGTGGCTCATCACAAAACAACACATAGAG CAATTATTGCGAGGAAATGACAGCTGGTCCTTGTCGGAGCTCGTCCACGCCATCGTGCTGCTCGCTCACTTCCACTCGCTCGCCAGCTTCGTCTTCGGTACCGGAATCAACCTGGAGATCGACCACGAGTGCGGGCACACGTTACAACCCGCCTCGCTGTCGGAGGGAGCTAATGACGTGGAGGCACACCACTCCAACAGTGTTGCATCG AGTTTAGAGAGCAGTGAGCCGGGTGTGGAGATGCTCATGCACAGGATGAAGAAGATCCAGGAAGcggcagacttgcaggagatcagCCAGGAGGAGATGAAACAGAGATTCGAAAAAGTCGAGAAGCAGAGTCTTGAGT TGTTACCAGGCCAAAGTGCCTGTTCAGAGTGCCTCGCAGTGTCCGACTATGCCAAGTACAGGGACGACCCCAACTTCCACTACGAGGACTTCGCCAAAAGAGGGGAGGAGCGGACGATCCCCACCTTTAGAGCACAG AAGGAAGCCCCTCCAGGCTGGCTTAGG GACTACTCGTGGGAGGATCAAGGCTTCTCATTGGTCAACCGCCTGTACTCGGACATTGGGCAGCTGCTAGACGACAAGTTCAGGATGGCGTACAATCTGACATACTACAC aatGGGCCCACAGAAGGATGTGGACACGTCAATGCTCCGTGCCGCCATCTGGAACTACATCCACTGCATGTTTGGGATCTTCCACGATGACTACGATTACGGGGAGGTGAACCAGCTCCTGGACATCAGACTCAAGTCTTTCATCAAGACAGTCACCTGCTACCCGGAGAGGACCACACGCAAGGACTACGACAACTTCTGGAAGGAATTCAAACATTCAGAAAAG GTGCAGGTGAACCTGATGGTACTGGAGGCACGCATGCAGGCAGAGCTTCTCTATGCCCTCCGTGCCATCATGAGGTACATGATGTAG
- the LOC118423082 gene encoding sestrin-3-like isoform X9, with protein MAVDFWAANIEEMELVIQERGVQIPRPVSQGPSSFIPEHEIVPPETDDEQTRQLFVDAFLQNNRLENITSVMGFHPQYLESFLRLQHYLLRMDGPLPQDYRHYIGVMSAARHQCSYLVDLQESEFLMQDGDPDWLKGLDYIPQKLKNLCELNKILAHRPWLITKQHIEQLLRGNDSWSLSELVHAIVLLAHFHSLASFVFGTGINLEIDHECGHTLQPASLSEGANDVEAHHSNSVASSLESSEPGVEMLMHRMKKIQEAADLQEISQEEMKQRFEKVEKQSLELLPGQSACSECLAVSDYAKYRDDPNFHYEDFAKRGEERTIPTFRAQKEAPPGWLRDYSWEDQGFSLVNRLYSDIGQLLDDKFRMAYNLTYYTMGPQKDVDTSMLRAAIWNYIHCMFGIFHDDYDYGEVNQLLDIRLKSFIKTVTCYPERTTRKDYDNFWKEFKHSEKVQVNLMVLEARMQAELLYALRAIMRYMM; from the exons ATGGCTGTTGATTTTTGGGCTGCAAACATAGAAGAAATGGAACTGGTGATACAG GAGCGGGGTGTACAGATACCGAGGCCAGTCAGCCAGGGACCAAGTTCCTTCATCCCAGAACATGAG ATTGTACCACCAGAGACAGATGATGAACAG ACCAGACAGCTGTTTGTGGACGCGTTCCTGCAGAACAATCGGCTGGAGAACATCACCAGTGTCATGGGCTTCCACCCGCAGTACCTGGAGAGCTTCCTGCGGCTGCAGCACTACCTGCTGCGCATGGACGGGCCACTCCCACAGGACTACAGGCACTACATAGGGGTCATG TCGGCAGCGCGGCACCAGTGCAGCTACCTGGTGGACCTGCAGGAGAGTGAGTTCCTGATGCAGGACGGCGATCCTGACTGGCTGAAGGGCTTGGACTACATCCCGCAGAAGCTAAAAAACTTGTGCGAATTAAACAAAATCCTGGCACACAGACCGTGGCTCATCACAAAACAACACATAGAG CAATTATTGCGAGGAAATGACAGCTGGTCCTTGTCGGAGCTCGTCCACGCCATCGTGCTGCTCGCTCACTTCCACTCGCTCGCCAGCTTCGTCTTCGGTACCGGAATCAACCTGGAGATCGACCACGAGTGCGGGCACACGTTACAACCCGCCTCGCTGTCGGAGGGAGCTAATGACGTGGAGGCACACCACTCCAACAGTGTTGCATCG AGTTTAGAGAGCAGTGAGCCGGGTGTGGAGATGCTCATGCACAGGATGAAGAAGATCCAGGAAGcggcagacttgcaggagatcagCCAGGAGGAGATGAAACAGAGATTCGAAAAAGTCGAGAAGCAGAGTCTTGAGT TGTTACCAGGCCAAAGTGCCTGTTCAGAGTGCCTCGCAGTGTCCGACTATGCCAAGTACAGGGACGACCCCAACTTCCACTACGAGGACTTCGCCAAAAGAGGGGAGGAGCGGACGATCCCCACCTTTAGAGCACAG AAGGAAGCCCCTCCAGGCTGGCTTAGG GACTACTCGTGGGAGGATCAAGGCTTCTCATTGGTCAACCGCCTGTACTCGGACATTGGGCAGCTGCTAGACGACAAGTTCAGGATGGCGTACAATCTGACATACTACAC aatGGGCCCACAGAAGGATGTGGACACGTCAATGCTCCGTGCCGCCATCTGGAACTACATCCACTGCATGTTTGGGATCTTCCACGATGACTACGATTACGGGGAGGTGAACCAGCTCCTGGACATCAGACTCAAGTCTTTCATCAAGACAGTCACCTGCTACCCGGAGAGGACCACACGCAAGGACTACGACAACTTCTGGAAGGAATTCAAACATTCAGAAAAG GTGCAGGTGAACCTGATGGTACTGGAGGCACGCATGCAGGCAGAGCTTCTCTATGCCCTCCGTGCCATCATGAGGTACATGATGTAG
- the LOC118423082 gene encoding sestrin-3-like isoform X6 → MDKIHAVRKTVLFSSSRGKWLQDVFQDNMALIGEEELKFRPKNYKRERGVQIPRPVSQGPSSFIPEHEIVPPETDDEQTRQLFVDAFLQNNRLENITSVMGFHPQYLESFLRLQHYLLRMDGPLPQDYRHYIGVMSAARHQCSYLVDLQESEFLMQDGDPDWLKGLDYIPQKLKNLCELNKILAHRPWLITKQHIEQLLRGNDSWSLSELVHAIVLLAHFHSLASFVFGTGINLEIDHECGHTLQPASLSEGANDVEAHHSNSVASSLESSEPGVEMLMHRMKKIQEAADLQEISQEEMKQRFEKVEKQSLELLPGQSACSECLAVSDYAKYRDDPNFHYEDFAKRGEERTIPTFRAQKEAPPGWLRDYSWEDQGFSLVNRLYSDIGQLLDDKFRMAYNLTYYTMGPQKDVDTSMLRAAIWNYIHCMFGIFHDDYDYGEVNQLLDIRLKSFIKTVTCYPERTTRKDYDNFWKEFKHSEKVQVNLMVLEARMQAELLYALRAIMRYMM, encoded by the exons ATGGACAAGATACATGCTGTTCGTAAGACAGTCTTATTTTCGAGTTCAAGAGGAAAGTGGTTGCAAGATGTTTTTCAAGACAACATGGCACTAATTGGTGAGGAAGAGCTCAAGTTCAGACCGAAAAACTACAAGAGG GAGCGGGGTGTACAGATACCGAGGCCAGTCAGCCAGGGACCAAGTTCCTTCATCCCAGAACATGAG ATTGTACCACCAGAGACAGATGATGAACAG ACCAGACAGCTGTTTGTGGACGCGTTCCTGCAGAACAATCGGCTGGAGAACATCACCAGTGTCATGGGCTTCCACCCGCAGTACCTGGAGAGCTTCCTGCGGCTGCAGCACTACCTGCTGCGCATGGACGGGCCACTCCCACAGGACTACAGGCACTACATAGGGGTCATG TCGGCAGCGCGGCACCAGTGCAGCTACCTGGTGGACCTGCAGGAGAGTGAGTTCCTGATGCAGGACGGCGATCCTGACTGGCTGAAGGGCTTGGACTACATCCCGCAGAAGCTAAAAAACTTGTGCGAATTAAACAAAATCCTGGCACACAGACCGTGGCTCATCACAAAACAACACATAGAG CAATTATTGCGAGGAAATGACAGCTGGTCCTTGTCGGAGCTCGTCCACGCCATCGTGCTGCTCGCTCACTTCCACTCGCTCGCCAGCTTCGTCTTCGGTACCGGAATCAACCTGGAGATCGACCACGAGTGCGGGCACACGTTACAACCCGCCTCGCTGTCGGAGGGAGCTAATGACGTGGAGGCACACCACTCCAACAGTGTTGCATCG AGTTTAGAGAGCAGTGAGCCGGGTGTGGAGATGCTCATGCACAGGATGAAGAAGATCCAGGAAGcggcagacttgcaggagatcagCCAGGAGGAGATGAAACAGAGATTCGAAAAAGTCGAGAAGCAGAGTCTTGAGT TGTTACCAGGCCAAAGTGCCTGTTCAGAGTGCCTCGCAGTGTCCGACTATGCCAAGTACAGGGACGACCCCAACTTCCACTACGAGGACTTCGCCAAAAGAGGGGAGGAGCGGACGATCCCCACCTTTAGAGCACAG AAGGAAGCCCCTCCAGGCTGGCTTAGG GACTACTCGTGGGAGGATCAAGGCTTCTCATTGGTCAACCGCCTGTACTCGGACATTGGGCAGCTGCTAGACGACAAGTTCAGGATGGCGTACAATCTGACATACTACAC aatGGGCCCACAGAAGGATGTGGACACGTCAATGCTCCGTGCCGCCATCTGGAACTACATCCACTGCATGTTTGGGATCTTCCACGATGACTACGATTACGGGGAGGTGAACCAGCTCCTGGACATCAGACTCAAGTCTTTCATCAAGACAGTCACCTGCTACCCGGAGAGGACCACACGCAAGGACTACGACAACTTCTGGAAGGAATTCAAACATTCAGAAAAG GTGCAGGTGAACCTGATGGTACTGGAGGCACGCATGCAGGCAGAGCTTCTCTATGCCCTCCGTGCCATCATGAGGTACATGATGTAG
- the LOC118423082 gene encoding sestrin-3-like isoform X8 → MRGDGVVAALDLPKTDQNPNVFIPRTELPGSFWKDGGEALVLIVPPETDDEQTRQLFVDAFLQNNRLENITSVMGFHPQYLESFLRLQHYLLRMDGPLPQDYRHYIGVMSAARHQCSYLVDLQESEFLMQDGDPDWLKGLDYIPQKLKNLCELNKILAHRPWLITKQHIEQLLRGNDSWSLSELVHAIVLLAHFHSLASFVFGTGINLEIDHECGHTLQPASLSEGANDVEAHHSNSVASSLESSEPGVEMLMHRMKKIQEAADLQEISQEEMKQRFEKVEKQSLELLPGQSACSECLAVSDYAKYRDDPNFHYEDFAKRGEERTIPTFRAQKEAPPGWLRDYSWEDQGFSLVNRLYSDIGQLLDDKFRMAYNLTYYTMGPQKDVDTSMLRAAIWNYIHCMFGIFHDDYDYGEVNQLLDIRLKSFIKTVTCYPERTTRKDYDNFWKEFKHSEKVQVNLMVLEARMQAELLYALRAIMRYMM, encoded by the exons ATGAGAGGGGACGGAGTTGTAGCTGCGTTGGATTTACCGAAGACTGACCAGAATCCGAATGTGTTCATTCCGCGTACAGAGTTGCCAGGTAGCTTTTGGAAGGACGGTGGGGAGGCGTTAGTCCTG ATTGTACCACCAGAGACAGATGATGAACAG ACCAGACAGCTGTTTGTGGACGCGTTCCTGCAGAACAATCGGCTGGAGAACATCACCAGTGTCATGGGCTTCCACCCGCAGTACCTGGAGAGCTTCCTGCGGCTGCAGCACTACCTGCTGCGCATGGACGGGCCACTCCCACAGGACTACAGGCACTACATAGGGGTCATG TCGGCAGCGCGGCACCAGTGCAGCTACCTGGTGGACCTGCAGGAGAGTGAGTTCCTGATGCAGGACGGCGATCCTGACTGGCTGAAGGGCTTGGACTACATCCCGCAGAAGCTAAAAAACTTGTGCGAATTAAACAAAATCCTGGCACACAGACCGTGGCTCATCACAAAACAACACATAGAG CAATTATTGCGAGGAAATGACAGCTGGTCCTTGTCGGAGCTCGTCCACGCCATCGTGCTGCTCGCTCACTTCCACTCGCTCGCCAGCTTCGTCTTCGGTACCGGAATCAACCTGGAGATCGACCACGAGTGCGGGCACACGTTACAACCCGCCTCGCTGTCGGAGGGAGCTAATGACGTGGAGGCACACCACTCCAACAGTGTTGCATCG AGTTTAGAGAGCAGTGAGCCGGGTGTGGAGATGCTCATGCACAGGATGAAGAAGATCCAGGAAGcggcagacttgcaggagatcagCCAGGAGGAGATGAAACAGAGATTCGAAAAAGTCGAGAAGCAGAGTCTTGAGT TGTTACCAGGCCAAAGTGCCTGTTCAGAGTGCCTCGCAGTGTCCGACTATGCCAAGTACAGGGACGACCCCAACTTCCACTACGAGGACTTCGCCAAAAGAGGGGAGGAGCGGACGATCCCCACCTTTAGAGCACAG AAGGAAGCCCCTCCAGGCTGGCTTAGG GACTACTCGTGGGAGGATCAAGGCTTCTCATTGGTCAACCGCCTGTACTCGGACATTGGGCAGCTGCTAGACGACAAGTTCAGGATGGCGTACAATCTGACATACTACAC aatGGGCCCACAGAAGGATGTGGACACGTCAATGCTCCGTGCCGCCATCTGGAACTACATCCACTGCATGTTTGGGATCTTCCACGATGACTACGATTACGGGGAGGTGAACCAGCTCCTGGACATCAGACTCAAGTCTTTCATCAAGACAGTCACCTGCTACCCGGAGAGGACCACACGCAAGGACTACGACAACTTCTGGAAGGAATTCAAACATTCAGAAAAG GTGCAGGTGAACCTGATGGTACTGGAGGCACGCATGCAGGCAGAGCTTCTCTATGCCCTCCGTGCCATCATGAGGTACATGATGTAG
- the LOC118423082 gene encoding sestrin-3-like isoform X12 codes for MRGAAFGHIVPPETDDEQTRQLFVDAFLQNNRLENITSVMGFHPQYLESFLRLQHYLLRMDGPLPQDYRHYIGVMSAARHQCSYLVDLQESEFLMQDGDPDWLKGLDYIPQKLKNLCELNKILAHRPWLITKQHIEQLLRGNDSWSLSELVHAIVLLAHFHSLASFVFGTGINLEIDHECGHTLQPASLSEGANDVEAHHSNSVASSLESSEPGVEMLMHRMKKIQEAADLQEISQEEMKQRFEKVEKQSLELLPGQSACSECLAVSDYAKYRDDPNFHYEDFAKRGEERTIPTFRAQKEAPPGWLRDYSWEDQGFSLVNRLYSDIGQLLDDKFRMAYNLTYYTMGPQKDVDTSMLRAAIWNYIHCMFGIFHDDYDYGEVNQLLDIRLKSFIKTVTCYPERTTRKDYDNFWKEFKHSEKVQVNLMVLEARMQAELLYALRAIMRYMM; via the exons ATGAGGGGAGCTGCTTTTGGACAT ATTGTACCACCAGAGACAGATGATGAACAG ACCAGACAGCTGTTTGTGGACGCGTTCCTGCAGAACAATCGGCTGGAGAACATCACCAGTGTCATGGGCTTCCACCCGCAGTACCTGGAGAGCTTCCTGCGGCTGCAGCACTACCTGCTGCGCATGGACGGGCCACTCCCACAGGACTACAGGCACTACATAGGGGTCATG TCGGCAGCGCGGCACCAGTGCAGCTACCTGGTGGACCTGCAGGAGAGTGAGTTCCTGATGCAGGACGGCGATCCTGACTGGCTGAAGGGCTTGGACTACATCCCGCAGAAGCTAAAAAACTTGTGCGAATTAAACAAAATCCTGGCACACAGACCGTGGCTCATCACAAAACAACACATAGAG CAATTATTGCGAGGAAATGACAGCTGGTCCTTGTCGGAGCTCGTCCACGCCATCGTGCTGCTCGCTCACTTCCACTCGCTCGCCAGCTTCGTCTTCGGTACCGGAATCAACCTGGAGATCGACCACGAGTGCGGGCACACGTTACAACCCGCCTCGCTGTCGGAGGGAGCTAATGACGTGGAGGCACACCACTCCAACAGTGTTGCATCG AGTTTAGAGAGCAGTGAGCCGGGTGTGGAGATGCTCATGCACAGGATGAAGAAGATCCAGGAAGcggcagacttgcaggagatcagCCAGGAGGAGATGAAACAGAGATTCGAAAAAGTCGAGAAGCAGAGTCTTGAGT TGTTACCAGGCCAAAGTGCCTGTTCAGAGTGCCTCGCAGTGTCCGACTATGCCAAGTACAGGGACGACCCCAACTTCCACTACGAGGACTTCGCCAAAAGAGGGGAGGAGCGGACGATCCCCACCTTTAGAGCACAG AAGGAAGCCCCTCCAGGCTGGCTTAGG GACTACTCGTGGGAGGATCAAGGCTTCTCATTGGTCAACCGCCTGTACTCGGACATTGGGCAGCTGCTAGACGACAAGTTCAGGATGGCGTACAATCTGACATACTACAC aatGGGCCCACAGAAGGATGTGGACACGTCAATGCTCCGTGCCGCCATCTGGAACTACATCCACTGCATGTTTGGGATCTTCCACGATGACTACGATTACGGGGAGGTGAACCAGCTCCTGGACATCAGACTCAAGTCTTTCATCAAGACAGTCACCTGCTACCCGGAGAGGACCACACGCAAGGACTACGACAACTTCTGGAAGGAATTCAAACATTCAGAAAAG GTGCAGGTGAACCTGATGGTACTGGAGGCACGCATGCAGGCAGAGCTTCTCTATGCCCTCCGTGCCATCATGAGGTACATGATGTAG
- the LOC118423082 gene encoding sestrin-3-like isoform X11: MRCSACSSLAERGVQIPRPVSQGPSSFIPEHEIVPPETDDEQTRQLFVDAFLQNNRLENITSVMGFHPQYLESFLRLQHYLLRMDGPLPQDYRHYIGVMSAARHQCSYLVDLQESEFLMQDGDPDWLKGLDYIPQKLKNLCELNKILAHRPWLITKQHIEQLLRGNDSWSLSELVHAIVLLAHFHSLASFVFGTGINLEIDHECGHTLQPASLSEGANDVEAHHSNSVASSLESSEPGVEMLMHRMKKIQEAADLQEISQEEMKQRFEKVEKQSLELLPGQSACSECLAVSDYAKYRDDPNFHYEDFAKRGEERTIPTFRAQKEAPPGWLRDYSWEDQGFSLVNRLYSDIGQLLDDKFRMAYNLTYYTMGPQKDVDTSMLRAAIWNYIHCMFGIFHDDYDYGEVNQLLDIRLKSFIKTVTCYPERTTRKDYDNFWKEFKHSEKVQVNLMVLEARMQAELLYALRAIMRYMM; the protein is encoded by the exons ATGCGCTGTTCTGCATGTAGCAGCTTGGCG GAGCGGGGTGTACAGATACCGAGGCCAGTCAGCCAGGGACCAAGTTCCTTCATCCCAGAACATGAG ATTGTACCACCAGAGACAGATGATGAACAG ACCAGACAGCTGTTTGTGGACGCGTTCCTGCAGAACAATCGGCTGGAGAACATCACCAGTGTCATGGGCTTCCACCCGCAGTACCTGGAGAGCTTCCTGCGGCTGCAGCACTACCTGCTGCGCATGGACGGGCCACTCCCACAGGACTACAGGCACTACATAGGGGTCATG TCGGCAGCGCGGCACCAGTGCAGCTACCTGGTGGACCTGCAGGAGAGTGAGTTCCTGATGCAGGACGGCGATCCTGACTGGCTGAAGGGCTTGGACTACATCCCGCAGAAGCTAAAAAACTTGTGCGAATTAAACAAAATCCTGGCACACAGACCGTGGCTCATCACAAAACAACACATAGAG CAATTATTGCGAGGAAATGACAGCTGGTCCTTGTCGGAGCTCGTCCACGCCATCGTGCTGCTCGCTCACTTCCACTCGCTCGCCAGCTTCGTCTTCGGTACCGGAATCAACCTGGAGATCGACCACGAGTGCGGGCACACGTTACAACCCGCCTCGCTGTCGGAGGGAGCTAATGACGTGGAGGCACACCACTCCAACAGTGTTGCATCG AGTTTAGAGAGCAGTGAGCCGGGTGTGGAGATGCTCATGCACAGGATGAAGAAGATCCAGGAAGcggcagacttgcaggagatcagCCAGGAGGAGATGAAACAGAGATTCGAAAAAGTCGAGAAGCAGAGTCTTGAGT TGTTACCAGGCCAAAGTGCCTGTTCAGAGTGCCTCGCAGTGTCCGACTATGCCAAGTACAGGGACGACCCCAACTTCCACTACGAGGACTTCGCCAAAAGAGGGGAGGAGCGGACGATCCCCACCTTTAGAGCACAG AAGGAAGCCCCTCCAGGCTGGCTTAGG GACTACTCGTGGGAGGATCAAGGCTTCTCATTGGTCAACCGCCTGTACTCGGACATTGGGCAGCTGCTAGACGACAAGTTCAGGATGGCGTACAATCTGACATACTACAC aatGGGCCCACAGAAGGATGTGGACACGTCAATGCTCCGTGCCGCCATCTGGAACTACATCCACTGCATGTTTGGGATCTTCCACGATGACTACGATTACGGGGAGGTGAACCAGCTCCTGGACATCAGACTCAAGTCTTTCATCAAGACAGTCACCTGCTACCCGGAGAGGACCACACGCAAGGACTACGACAACTTCTGGAAGGAATTCAAACATTCAGAAAAG GTGCAGGTGAACCTGATGGTACTGGAGGCACGCATGCAGGCAGAGCTTCTCTATGCCCTCCGTGCCATCATGAGGTACATGATGTAG
- the LOC118423082 gene encoding sestrin-3-like isoform X7, with the protein MHVGSIFGTPRKMPGLVMRSFSQPSLGDTIESHRDLVWRVAVSVGMIVPPETDDEQTRQLFVDAFLQNNRLENITSVMGFHPQYLESFLRLQHYLLRMDGPLPQDYRHYIGVMSAARHQCSYLVDLQESEFLMQDGDPDWLKGLDYIPQKLKNLCELNKILAHRPWLITKQHIEQLLRGNDSWSLSELVHAIVLLAHFHSLASFVFGTGINLEIDHECGHTLQPASLSEGANDVEAHHSNSVASSLESSEPGVEMLMHRMKKIQEAADLQEISQEEMKQRFEKVEKQSLELLPGQSACSECLAVSDYAKYRDDPNFHYEDFAKRGEERTIPTFRAQKEAPPGWLRDYSWEDQGFSLVNRLYSDIGQLLDDKFRMAYNLTYYTMGPQKDVDTSMLRAAIWNYIHCMFGIFHDDYDYGEVNQLLDIRLKSFIKTVTCYPERTTRKDYDNFWKEFKHSEKVQVNLMVLEARMQAELLYALRAIMRYMM; encoded by the exons ATGCATGTAGGAAGTATTTTTGGGACACCGAGGAAGATGCCAGGACTAGTGATGAGATCGTTCTCACAACCTTCGCTGGGAGACACGATAGAGTCCCACCGGGATTTGGTATGGAGAGTGGCTGTGTCAGTAGGCATG ATTGTACCACCAGAGACAGATGATGAACAG ACCAGACAGCTGTTTGTGGACGCGTTCCTGCAGAACAATCGGCTGGAGAACATCACCAGTGTCATGGGCTTCCACCCGCAGTACCTGGAGAGCTTCCTGCGGCTGCAGCACTACCTGCTGCGCATGGACGGGCCACTCCCACAGGACTACAGGCACTACATAGGGGTCATG TCGGCAGCGCGGCACCAGTGCAGCTACCTGGTGGACCTGCAGGAGAGTGAGTTCCTGATGCAGGACGGCGATCCTGACTGGCTGAAGGGCTTGGACTACATCCCGCAGAAGCTAAAAAACTTGTGCGAATTAAACAAAATCCTGGCACACAGACCGTGGCTCATCACAAAACAACACATAGAG CAATTATTGCGAGGAAATGACAGCTGGTCCTTGTCGGAGCTCGTCCACGCCATCGTGCTGCTCGCTCACTTCCACTCGCTCGCCAGCTTCGTCTTCGGTACCGGAATCAACCTGGAGATCGACCACGAGTGCGGGCACACGTTACAACCCGCCTCGCTGTCGGAGGGAGCTAATGACGTGGAGGCACACCACTCCAACAGTGTTGCATCG AGTTTAGAGAGCAGTGAGCCGGGTGTGGAGATGCTCATGCACAGGATGAAGAAGATCCAGGAAGcggcagacttgcaggagatcagCCAGGAGGAGATGAAACAGAGATTCGAAAAAGTCGAGAAGCAGAGTCTTGAGT TGTTACCAGGCCAAAGTGCCTGTTCAGAGTGCCTCGCAGTGTCCGACTATGCCAAGTACAGGGACGACCCCAACTTCCACTACGAGGACTTCGCCAAAAGAGGGGAGGAGCGGACGATCCCCACCTTTAGAGCACAG AAGGAAGCCCCTCCAGGCTGGCTTAGG GACTACTCGTGGGAGGATCAAGGCTTCTCATTGGTCAACCGCCTGTACTCGGACATTGGGCAGCTGCTAGACGACAAGTTCAGGATGGCGTACAATCTGACATACTACAC aatGGGCCCACAGAAGGATGTGGACACGTCAATGCTCCGTGCCGCCATCTGGAACTACATCCACTGCATGTTTGGGATCTTCCACGATGACTACGATTACGGGGAGGTGAACCAGCTCCTGGACATCAGACTCAAGTCTTTCATCAAGACAGTCACCTGCTACCCGGAGAGGACCACACGCAAGGACTACGACAACTTCTGGAAGGAATTCAAACATTCAGAAAAG GTGCAGGTGAACCTGATGGTACTGGAGGCACGCATGCAGGCAGAGCTTCTCTATGCCCTCCGTGCCATCATGAGGTACATGATGTAG